A window of the Sphingomonas piscis genome harbors these coding sequences:
- a CDS encoding EAL domain-containing protein, translating into MTKITEALRWGKRISDQPSGALRRDLLLEEVIARQGVQVHYQPQVALADGTIKSVEALARWGVEPSADRLFARAHASGLTERLSRLMQRKALRAAATWEGPLKGLGLSINLLPQDICRPGYEQWLMDEMEEAGVNPRRVTLELTESALLDDHQLVAGKLAALREVGVRIAVDDFGTGYASLAYLIRLPLDVVKIDRVLVSNIVHGERDQIVMKAMIRLAHDLGLQVLVEGVEDEAQLHLLAEWGCDHYQGFLAAGALDEYELRGFLAN; encoded by the coding sequence ATGACCAAGATTACCGAAGCCCTTCGTTGGGGCAAACGCATCTCCGATCAACCGTCCGGAGCGCTTCGGCGCGACCTCTTGCTCGAAGAGGTCATCGCGCGACAGGGCGTGCAGGTCCACTATCAACCGCAGGTCGCGCTTGCGGACGGCACCATCAAGAGCGTCGAGGCACTTGCCCGCTGGGGCGTTGAGCCCAGCGCCGACCGGTTGTTCGCACGAGCGCATGCGAGCGGTCTGACCGAGCGCCTGTCGCGCCTGATGCAGCGCAAGGCACTTCGCGCCGCAGCGACTTGGGAGGGCCCGCTCAAGGGACTTGGGCTCTCCATCAACCTCCTGCCACAGGACATTTGCCGCCCCGGCTATGAGCAGTGGCTGATGGACGAGATGGAGGAGGCTGGGGTCAATCCGCGACGGGTAACGCTGGAGCTGACCGAGAGTGCGCTGCTCGACGATCACCAGCTGGTCGCCGGCAAGCTCGCTGCATTGCGCGAAGTGGGAGTTCGAATCGCAGTCGATGATTTCGGAACGGGCTATGCATCGCTTGCGTACCTCATCCGGCTACCGCTCGATGTCGTGAAGATCGACCGTGTCCTCGTGTCGAACATTGTTCATGGCGAGCGCGACCAGATCGTCATGAAGGCGATGATCCGCCTTGCGCACGACCTTGGCCTGCAGGTGCTGGTCGAGGGCGTCGAGGACGAAGCGCAGCTGCACCTTCTCGCCGAATGGGGCTGCGACCATTACCAGGGCTTTCTCGCCGCGGGCGCGCTCGACGAGTACGAGCTGCGCGGTTTCCTCGCGAACTAG
- the mfd gene encoding transcription-repair coupling factor, producing MADLQKILNAKSALTLSGVPAGYLPWLATDLARAAHGSGKGRAVVIAADESAMRSLADAAPLFAPEVEVLTFPAWDCLPYDRASPALRVMAERLATLSALQRKADGPQLLIATANAANQRVLTPFRVRQLTRRIAEGERLEREALISLLNDLGYQRADAVAEAGEYAVRGSLIDLFPAGESDALRLDFFGDEVESLRRFDPSDQRSTDRAQAFTLMPASEALLDEASIKRFRSRYRETFGAQATEDPLYQSLSEGRRMAGMEHWLPLLEDKLSTFFEHLGDKDIIVRDGGADGALKARRESIQDYFDNRTRAMTSDAGSYRPLKPSALYLSTDEWTGEAAERRIHLASPFPEPESERSIAFDVQPARDFGPERAQQANVYEAVAKHIAKLRKDGRKVVLASYTRGARERLAGLLDDHDVKSLKPVDGWQEALGTKTGTALIVLPLEHGFTTPDVAVLTEQDMLGDRLVRRRKKRKGAAAFLQELATLTPGDLVVHADHGIGRYEGLTQIPVSKVPHDCVALEYAGGNKLYVPVENIELLTRYGSESEGVALDRLGGEAWQRRKSKMKERIREIAGELIKTAALRATRPAPAAERDSAYPQFVNGFPYEETDDQERAIEDVLADLEAGKPMDRLVCGDVGFGKTEVALRAAFVMAMSGKQVAMIAPTTLLARQHYTNFVERFRGFPMNIGRLSRLVTPTESKKTKEGLADGSVDIVIGTHALLAKGLEFKRLGLVIVDEEQRFGVTHKEKLKALKADVHVLTLTATPIPRTLQMAMSGLRELSVIQTPPVDRLAVRTYVTPWDPVVVREALLREHYRGGQSFFVVPRVADLPDIEEWLREEVPEVKAVAAHGQMSATEVEERMSAFYDRKYDVLLSTTIVESGLDIPSANTLIIHRADRFGLAQLYQLRGRVGRSKTRAYAYMTTAADRQITETAEKRLQVLANLDSLGAGFQLASHDLDIRGAGNLLGDEQSGHIKEVGFELYQSMLEDAIVEVKAGGSARQEDFSPQISVDAPILIPETYVPDLDLRMGLYRRLGELEDRQAVDEFAAEMIDRFGALPEETGNLLKIVETKLHCRQACVAKLDVGPKGAVVSFADSGFPDLPGLLAYVDRLKGTAKLRPDSKMVVARDWDSPDARLNGALQLARGLSRVALAGEAAKKAA from the coding sequence GTGGCTGATCTCCAGAAAATTCTGAACGCCAAGTCGGCGCTGACCCTATCGGGCGTGCCGGCCGGCTATCTTCCCTGGCTCGCAACCGATCTGGCGCGCGCCGCGCATGGTTCCGGTAAGGGCCGCGCGGTCGTCATCGCTGCCGACGAGAGCGCCATGCGGAGCCTTGCCGACGCGGCGCCCCTGTTCGCGCCGGAGGTGGAGGTGCTGACCTTCCCCGCCTGGGACTGCTTACCTTATGACCGCGCCTCGCCCGCCCTTCGCGTGATGGCCGAGCGACTCGCAACCTTGAGCGCCCTCCAGCGCAAGGCGGACGGCCCGCAGCTGCTGATCGCCACCGCTAACGCCGCCAATCAGCGCGTGCTGACGCCGTTTCGTGTTCGCCAGCTTACCCGCCGGATTGCCGAGGGAGAGCGGCTGGAGCGCGAGGCGCTGATCAGCCTGCTTAACGACCTCGGCTACCAGCGGGCAGACGCCGTGGCGGAGGCTGGGGAATATGCCGTGCGCGGGTCGCTGATCGACCTTTTCCCCGCCGGTGAGTCCGATGCCCTGCGCCTGGATTTCTTCGGGGACGAGGTAGAGAGCCTGCGCCGCTTCGATCCGTCGGATCAGCGCTCGACCGACCGCGCCCAGGCCTTCACCCTGATGCCCGCGTCCGAAGCCCTGTTGGACGAGGCGAGCATCAAGCGCTTCCGCTCCCGCTATCGCGAGACGTTCGGCGCGCAGGCAACCGAGGATCCGCTGTATCAGTCATTGTCCGAAGGCCGGCGCATGGCCGGCATGGAGCATTGGCTGCCACTGCTCGAGGACAAGCTCTCGACCTTCTTCGAGCATCTGGGCGACAAGGACATCATCGTCCGCGACGGCGGCGCTGACGGGGCGCTGAAGGCGCGCCGCGAGTCGATCCAGGACTATTTCGATAATCGTACTCGCGCGATGACCAGCGACGCGGGCAGTTATCGGCCTCTCAAGCCGTCGGCACTCTACCTTTCCACGGACGAGTGGACTGGCGAGGCCGCGGAGCGCCGCATCCATCTCGCCTCCCCCTTTCCCGAGCCGGAGTCCGAGCGGAGCATCGCGTTCGACGTCCAGCCCGCCCGCGACTTCGGACCGGAGCGCGCCCAGCAGGCGAACGTCTACGAAGCCGTCGCCAAGCACATCGCCAAGCTCCGCAAGGATGGACGCAAGGTCGTGCTGGCCAGCTACACCCGCGGCGCGCGCGAGCGGCTTGCGGGGCTTCTCGACGACCATGACGTCAAGTCGCTGAAGCCCGTCGACGGGTGGCAGGAGGCGCTGGGCACTAAGACCGGCACGGCGCTGATCGTCCTGCCGCTGGAGCATGGTTTCACCACGCCGGATGTGGCGGTGCTGACCGAGCAGGACATGCTCGGCGACCGGCTCGTCCGCCGCCGCAAGAAGCGCAAGGGTGCCGCCGCCTTCCTTCAGGAGCTGGCGACGCTCACCCCGGGCGACCTCGTCGTCCATGCCGACCACGGAATCGGCCGCTACGAGGGGCTGACCCAGATCCCCGTTAGCAAAGTGCCGCACGACTGCGTCGCGCTCGAATATGCGGGCGGCAACAAGCTCTATGTTCCGGTCGAGAACATCGAGCTTCTGACCCGCTACGGCAGCGAGAGCGAGGGCGTGGCGCTCGACCGGCTCGGCGGCGAGGCCTGGCAGCGCCGCAAGTCGAAGATGAAGGAGCGGATCCGCGAGATTGCGGGCGAGCTCATCAAGACCGCGGCCCTGCGTGCTACCCGCCCCGCCCCCGCGGCCGAGCGCGACTCAGCCTATCCGCAGTTCGTCAATGGCTTCCCTTATGAGGAGACGGACGACCAGGAACGCGCGATCGAGGACGTGCTCGCGGACCTGGAAGCTGGCAAGCCGATGGACCGTCTGGTCTGCGGCGACGTCGGCTTCGGGAAGACGGAGGTCGCGCTCCGGGCCGCCTTCGTCATGGCGATGTCGGGCAAGCAGGTGGCGATGATCGCGCCGACGACCCTGCTCGCCCGCCAGCATTACACCAACTTTGTCGAACGCTTTCGCGGCTTTCCGATGAACATCGGCCGCCTGTCACGGCTGGTGACGCCAACGGAGTCCAAGAAGACCAAGGAAGGCCTGGCGGACGGAAGCGTCGACATAGTCATCGGTACCCACGCACTTCTTGCCAAGGGACTCGAGTTCAAGCGGTTGGGCCTCGTCATCGTCGATGAGGAGCAGCGCTTCGGAGTCACTCACAAGGAAAAGCTGAAGGCGCTGAAGGCAGACGTCCACGTCCTCACCCTTACCGCCACCCCGATCCCACGCACGCTGCAGATGGCCATGTCCGGCCTTCGCGAGCTCAGCGTCATCCAGACCCCGCCAGTCGACCGGCTAGCGGTGCGCACCTACGTGACCCCGTGGGATCCGGTGGTGGTCCGCGAAGCGCTGCTGCGCGAACATTATCGCGGCGGACAGAGCTTCTTCGTCGTTCCGCGCGTCGCCGACTTGCCCGACATCGAGGAGTGGCTGCGCGAGGAAGTGCCGGAGGTGAAGGCGGTCGCCGCCCACGGCCAGATGAGCGCAACCGAGGTGGAGGAGCGCATGAGCGCCTTCTACGACCGCAAGTATGACGTGCTGCTGTCGACCACCATTGTCGAGAGCGGCCTGGACATTCCGAGTGCCAACACGCTCATTATCCACCGCGCCGATCGCTTCGGGCTTGCCCAGCTCTACCAGCTCCGCGGACGCGTCGGTCGATCGAAGACGCGCGCCTACGCCTACATGACAACGGCCGCGGACCGGCAGATTACGGAAACGGCGGAGAAGCGCCTGCAGGTGCTTGCCAACCTCGACAGCCTCGGCGCGGGATTCCAGCTCGCCAGCCACGATCTCGACATTCGCGGCGCCGGCAACCTGCTCGGCGACGAGCAGTCGGGCCACATCAAGGAGGTTGGATTCGAACTTTACCAGTCGATGCTGGAGGATGCGATCGTCGAGGTGAAAGCCGGCGGTTCGGCGCGGCAGGAGGATTTTTCACCGCAGATCAGCGTAGACGCACCGATCCTCATTCCAGAGACGTATGTCCCCGACCTCGATTTGCGGATGGGCCTCTACCGCCGCCTCGGCGAGCTGGAGGACCGCCAAGCGGTGGACGAGTTCGCAGCCGAGATGATCGACCGCTTCGGCGCGCTGCCGGAGGAAACCGGCAACCTCCTCAAAATCGTCGAGACCAAGCTCCATTGCCGCCAGGCTTGCGTTGCCAAGCTCGACGTCGGCCCAAAGGGCGCAGTCGTCAGCTTCGCCGACAGCGGCTTCCCGGACTTGCCTGGCCTGCTGGCGTACGTCGACCGGCTGAAGGGCACGGCCAAGCTCCGGCCCGACAGCAAGATGGTCGTGGCACGCGATTGGGACTCGCCGGATGCGCGGCTTAACGGCGCGCTTCAGCTGGCGCGCGGCCTGTCCCGGGTCGCACTCGCCGGCGAGGCGGCAAAGAAAGCGGCCTAG
- the recG gene encoding ATP-dependent DNA helicase RecG, with protein MRPEILNPLFAEVESLKGVGPQLAKALARLKLTRTIDLLFHLPTGVIERIAAPAASGALLGRMVILEVTPFDFRQPRSGRGPTRVPASDADGNTITLVYFNNPGWAKKQLPLGEKRIVSGKLEAYGDEWQIIHPDVAEPDKAEALPLREPVYPLTEGLTNRRTGELTAASLERAPALPEWIEPGLLQREGWSAWRQSLAEAHRDPAAFSRRRLAYDEVFANQLALMLLRQSSRRKRGLPLAGTGELIGRLKLPYALTGAQQRVSEEIRGDMAQETPMLRLVQGDVGSGKTLVALLAMLTAVESGAQAAFLAPTEILARQHHATLLKQLDSIGVRVAILTGREKGRARDSVLMGLADGSVDILVGTHAIFQEKVAYRNLGLAIIDEQHRFGVSQRLLLASKAERPPHLLVMTATPIPRTLTLTQYGEMDVSRIDEMPPGRSPNETRVISEERLGDVIDGLGRHIDAGGQAYWVCPLVEESEKSDAAAAEERARLLKSRFGDRIGLVHGRMKGPEKDVVMAEFAANRLSVLVATTVIEVGVDVPNATLMIVEGAERFGLAQLHQLRGRVGRGEGKSVCLLIRGQQLSGTGRARLALMRESNDGFRIAEEDLRLRGPGEILGTRQSGDEAFRVATAEDVAELAPIAQSDARLLLDRDGGLSGPRGEAARTCLYLFERDQAIALIRSG; from the coding sequence ATGCGCCCCGAGATCCTCAATCCCCTGTTTGCCGAGGTGGAATCGCTGAAGGGCGTGGGACCGCAACTCGCCAAGGCGCTGGCGCGGCTGAAGCTGACGCGGACAATCGACTTGCTCTTCCACCTGCCGACGGGCGTGATCGAGCGGATCGCCGCCCCTGCCGCCAGCGGGGCGTTGCTTGGACGGATGGTCATCCTGGAGGTAACGCCCTTCGACTTCCGCCAACCTCGCTCCGGGCGCGGACCGACGCGGGTGCCTGCCTCGGATGCCGATGGCAACACGATCACGCTCGTCTATTTCAACAATCCCGGCTGGGCGAAGAAGCAACTTCCGCTGGGCGAGAAGCGCATCGTCTCGGGCAAGCTCGAGGCCTATGGCGACGAATGGCAGATCATTCATCCCGACGTCGCGGAGCCGGATAAGGCCGAAGCGTTGCCGCTGCGGGAGCCGGTCTATCCGCTGACCGAAGGGCTGACGAACCGGCGCACGGGCGAGCTTACCGCAGCGTCCCTGGAGCGTGCCCCGGCGCTGCCCGAGTGGATCGAGCCGGGGCTGCTGCAGCGCGAAGGCTGGTCGGCCTGGCGCCAGTCGCTGGCCGAGGCGCACCGCGATCCCGCCGCTTTCTCGCGCCGCCGCCTCGCCTATGACGAAGTCTTCGCCAACCAGTTGGCCCTGATGCTTCTGCGGCAATCTTCGCGGCGGAAGCGGGGCCTGCCGTTGGCGGGGACGGGCGAACTGATCGGTCGCCTCAAGTTACCCTATGCGCTCACCGGCGCCCAGCAGCGGGTCTCCGAGGAAATTCGGGGCGACATGGCGCAGGAGACTCCCATGCTTCGGCTGGTGCAGGGCGATGTGGGCTCGGGCAAAACCCTGGTCGCCCTGCTGGCGATGCTAACGGCGGTGGAGAGCGGGGCGCAGGCCGCCTTTCTCGCGCCGACCGAGATATTGGCGCGGCAGCATCATGCGACCTTGTTGAAGCAGCTCGACAGCATCGGCGTGCGCGTCGCCATTCTCACTGGCCGCGAGAAAGGACGGGCGCGGGACAGCGTTCTGATGGGACTTGCCGACGGCTCTGTGGACATCCTCGTTGGCACCCACGCCATTTTCCAGGAAAAGGTCGCCTACCGGAACCTCGGGCTTGCCATTATAGACGAGCAGCACCGTTTCGGCGTGTCTCAGCGCCTGCTCCTCGCTTCCAAGGCCGAGCGGCCGCCGCACCTGCTGGTGATGACAGCGACGCCGATTCCGCGCACGCTGACGCTCACCCAATATGGCGAGATGGACGTCAGCCGCATTGACGAAATGCCGCCGGGCCGTTCGCCGAACGAGACTCGTGTGATCAGCGAGGAACGGCTGGGCGACGTGATCGACGGACTCGGGCGGCACATCGACGCGGGTGGGCAGGCTTATTGGGTGTGCCCGCTTGTGGAAGAAAGCGAGAAGAGCGACGCGGCTGCCGCGGAGGAGCGGGCACGGTTGCTGAAGTCGCGGTTCGGCGATCGCATTGGGCTGGTGCATGGGCGCATGAAGGGGCCGGAGAAAGATGTGGTGATGGCGGAGTTTGCCGCCAACCGCTTGTCCGTGCTTGTGGCGACCACCGTGATCGAAGTCGGCGTCGATGTGCCCAACGCGACCTTGATGATCGTCGAAGGCGCGGAGCGCTTCGGGCTGGCCCAGCTACACCAGCTTCGGGGGCGGGTAGGGCGGGGGGAGGGGAAGAGCGTCTGCCTGTTGATCCGGGGACAGCAACTCAGCGGGACGGGCCGCGCCCGTTTGGCACTGATGCGCGAGAGCAATGACGGTTTCCGCATTGCTGAAGAAGACCTTCGCCTGCGCGGTCCCGGCGAAATCCTTGGTACCCGCCAGTCGGGCGACGAGGCGTTCCGGGTCGCCACTGCCGAGGACGTCGCCGAACTGGCGCCAATCGCCCAATCGGACGCACGGCTGCTGCTGGACCGGGACGGCGGCCTGTCCGGGCCGCGCGGCGAGGCGGCAAGGACTTGCCTTTACCTGTTCGAGCGTGATCAGGCGATCGCACTCATCCGCTCGGGATAA
- a CDS encoding DMT family transporter, translating into MPLATFFPIVLMFVAGGLVAVQAPTNSMIAKAGGSPVLAALVSFAVGTAALLAVWLGSGTRPAPTSFAGLPTYAWFGGLYGAVYVAAAAFAAPKIGLAALLTIAIAGQITMALLLDHYGALGLARAPINFGRVAGAVLVVAGVLLVRRS; encoded by the coding sequence ATGCCGCTCGCCACGTTTTTCCCCATCGTGCTGATGTTCGTTGCGGGTGGCCTGGTCGCCGTCCAGGCGCCGACGAATTCGATGATCGCCAAGGCTGGCGGATCGCCGGTGCTTGCCGCGCTCGTGTCCTTCGCGGTGGGCACGGCAGCGCTGCTGGCCGTCTGGCTGGGCAGTGGCACTCGCCCGGCGCCGACCTCCTTTGCGGGGCTGCCGACCTATGCCTGGTTCGGCGGACTATACGGCGCGGTCTATGTTGCGGCCGCCGCCTTCGCCGCGCCCAAGATCGGCCTCGCCGCCCTGCTGACCATCGCGATCGCCGGGCAGATCACCATGGCGCTGTTGCTCGATCATTATGGCGCGCTCGGGCTCGCGAGGGCGCCGATCAATTTCGGCCGGGTGGCGGGTGCCGTCCTGGTCGTCGCGGGTGTGTTGCTGGTTCGCCGAAGTTAG
- the tyrS gene encoding tyrosine--tRNA ligase, translating to MTYTSSLLRLLDERGYIHQVTDPAALDALAGKEIVTGYIGFDPTAPSLHVGSLVQIMLLRRLQQSGHKPIVLMGGGTGKIGDPSFKDEARKLTNDDTIKANVTSIKRVFSRFLTFGDGPTDAIMLDNAEWLDRLEYIPFLRDIGQHFSVNRMLSFDSVKLRLDREQSLSFLEFNYMILQAYDFLELSRRANCRLQMGGSDQWGNIINGVELSRRVDGTEVYGVTTPLITTADGGKMGKTMNGAVWLNEDQLPAYDYWQFWRNTADADVGRFLRLFTDLPLNEVARLEALQGAEINSAKVVLATEATAMLHGRDAAQAAQETARTTFEQGGAGEDLPSVALSEGMTVVQALTALGFAGSNKEARRKVDEGAVRFNDEVVTDPARTMGEGKISLGRKKHGLLTR from the coding sequence ATGACTTACACTTCTTCGCTTCTACGCCTGCTCGACGAGCGCGGCTATATTCACCAGGTGACCGATCCGGCGGCGCTCGACGCCCTTGCAGGCAAGGAAATCGTCACCGGTTATATCGGCTTTGACCCGACGGCGCCGAGCCTCCATGTCGGCAGCCTGGTGCAGATCATGCTGCTTCGCCGGCTTCAGCAATCCGGGCACAAGCCGATCGTTTTGATGGGCGGCGGCACGGGCAAGATCGGCGATCCGAGCTTCAAGGACGAGGCCCGCAAGCTTACCAACGACGATACGATCAAGGCCAATGTCACCTCAATCAAGCGGGTGTTCAGCCGCTTCCTGACCTTCGGCGACGGGCCGACCGACGCAATCATGCTCGACAATGCAGAATGGCTCGATCGACTCGAATATATCCCATTCCTCCGGGACATCGGCCAGCATTTCTCCGTCAACCGGATGCTGAGCTTTGACAGCGTCAAGCTGCGCCTCGACCGCGAGCAGTCGCTGAGCTTTCTCGAGTTCAACTATATGATCCTCCAGGCCTATGACTTCTTGGAGCTTTCCCGCCGCGCAAACTGCCGGCTGCAGATGGGCGGGTCGGATCAGTGGGGCAACATCATCAACGGCGTCGAGCTGTCGCGCCGGGTGGACGGGACTGAGGTCTACGGCGTCACCACGCCGCTGATCACCACCGCGGACGGCGGCAAGATGGGCAAGACGATGAATGGCGCCGTCTGGCTGAACGAGGACCAGCTGCCCGCCTACGATTACTGGCAGTTCTGGCGGAACACGGCGGACGCCGATGTGGGCCGCTTTCTGCGGCTGTTCACCGATCTGCCGCTGAACGAGGTAGCTCGGTTGGAGGCGCTGCAAGGGGCCGAGATCAACAGCGCCAAGGTCGTGCTTGCAACCGAGGCGACGGCGATGCTCCATGGTCGCGATGCGGCGCAAGCGGCGCAGGAAACGGCGCGCACGACGTTTGAGCAGGGCGGCGCAGGTGAGGATTTGCCGAGCGTGGCGCTAAGCGAAGGGATGACCGTCGTTCAGGCTCTGACGGCGCTGGGCTTTGCAGGCTCGAACAAGGAAGCGCGGCGCAAGGTCGATGAAGGGGCGGTGCGTTTCAACGATGAGGTCGTCACCGACCCTGCGAGAACGATGGGCGAAGGCAAGATCAGCCTCGGCCGCAAGAAACACGGCCTGCTGACCCGCTAA
- a CDS encoding DOMON-like domain-containing protein yields MLQLNLIPHPATPPSGAPFKVWASVDHAASLAAVATTNIWFGIGAPASRFLIAEPGEPERADELWRTTCCEAFVRPLGEDAYAEWNFAPSAKWASYAFSGYRTGMTNAEVDNPPYIRVEDNLTWWALGATITLNADINWELGLSVVLEEGDGTKSYWALAHPSPQPDFHNPGCFMARLA; encoded by the coding sequence ATGCTGCAGCTCAACCTGATCCCGCATCCCGCCACGCCGCCTTCCGGTGCACCATTCAAGGTCTGGGCAAGCGTCGACCATGCCGCCTCTCTGGCGGCTGTGGCGACCACTAACATCTGGTTCGGTATCGGAGCGCCTGCGAGCCGCTTCCTGATCGCAGAGCCAGGCGAGCCCGAGCGAGCCGACGAGTTGTGGCGCACCACGTGCTGCGAAGCATTTGTCCGGCCGCTTGGCGAGGACGCGTATGCGGAATGGAACTTCGCCCCTTCAGCCAAGTGGGCGTCCTACGCCTTCTCCGGCTATCGCACTGGAATGACCAATGCCGAGGTCGATAATCCCCCGTACATCCGGGTGGAGGACAATCTCACCTGGTGGGCGTTGGGGGCCACCATCACCCTCAATGCCGACATCAACTGGGAATTGGGCCTTTCCGTCGTGCTCGAAGAAGGGGACGGCACCAAGTCCTATTGGGCGCTGGCGCATCCATCGCCTCAGCCGGACTTCCACAACCCCGGTTGCTTCATGGCGCGGCTCGCCTAG
- a CDS encoding exo-beta-N-acetylmuramidase NamZ family protein codes for MTLFGIDRLLAEPELRRPLEGKRVALLAHPASVTRDLTHSLDALAAAGVNLSAAFGPQHGLRGDKQDNMVESEDFTDPLHNIPVFSLYGEVRRPTGESMETFDVILIDLQDLGCRIYTFITTLLYILEAAAVHGKGVWVLDRPNPAGRPIEGFTLHEGWESFVGAGPIPMRHGLTLGELGRWFVDHFRLDVDYRVIEMQGWTPEHGPGFGWPENRVWINPSPNAANLNMARAYAGTVMLEGTTLSEGRGTTRPLELFGAPDIDPHAVLKEMGRIAPQWLEGCKLREVHFEPTFHKHVGQLCAGLHIHAEGGWYDHQTFKPWRLQTAAFKAIRNLCPNYSLWRDFPYEYEFGKLAIDVINGSPLLREWVDDITSVAGDLEQAASADEEAWADESRRYRLY; via the coding sequence ATGACCCTGTTCGGAATCGACCGGCTGCTTGCCGAGCCGGAACTTCGCCGTCCCCTGGAGGGCAAGCGCGTCGCTCTCCTCGCGCACCCTGCGTCGGTTACCCGGGATCTGACCCATAGTCTGGACGCGCTCGCGGCAGCGGGCGTGAACCTCAGCGCAGCGTTCGGCCCGCAACACGGGCTTCGGGGCGACAAGCAAGACAATATGGTGGAGTCCGAGGATTTCACCGACCCGCTGCACAACATTCCGGTATTCAGCCTCTACGGCGAGGTCCGCCGACCAACCGGGGAGTCGATGGAGACGTTCGACGTCATCCTCATCGATCTGCAGGACCTCGGCTGCCGCATCTACACCTTCATCACGACCCTGCTCTACATCCTTGAAGCGGCAGCCGTGCATGGCAAGGGCGTGTGGGTGCTAGACCGACCCAATCCGGCAGGACGGCCAATCGAGGGTTTCACCCTTCACGAGGGCTGGGAAAGCTTCGTCGGCGCCGGACCGATCCCCATGAGGCACGGCCTCACCCTGGGCGAGCTCGGCCGCTGGTTCGTCGATCACTTCCGGCTCGACGTCGACTATCGGGTCATCGAGATGCAGGGTTGGACACCCGAGCACGGGCCCGGCTTCGGCTGGCCCGAGAATCGTGTGTGGATCAATCCAAGCCCGAACGCCGCCAATCTCAACATGGCACGCGCCTACGCAGGCACGGTCATGCTGGAGGGCACGACGCTGAGCGAAGGCAGGGGCACCACCCGGCCGCTCGAACTGTTCGGCGCTCCCGACATTGATCCTCACGCGGTACTGAAGGAAATGGGCCGCATCGCCCCGCAATGGCTGGAAGGCTGCAAGCTTCGCGAGGTCCATTTCGAACCCACCTTCCACAAGCATGTTGGGCAACTATGTGCAGGATTGCATATCCATGCGGAAGGTGGCTGGTACGACCATCAGACGTTCAAGCCCTGGCGCCTGCAGACGGCAGCCTTCAAGGCCATCCGTAACCTGTGCCCCAACTATTCTTTGTGGCGCGATTTCCCGTACGAATATGAGTTCGGAAAGCTGGCGATCGACGTGATCAACGGCTCACCGCTGCTGCGCGAGTGGGTGGACGACATCACATCCGTCGCTGGGGACCTGGAGCAGGCGGCATCGGCCGATGAGGAGGCCTGGGCGGACGAGAGCCGCCGTTATCGCCTCTACTGA
- a CDS encoding DUF6975 family protein gives MPARNGSEGQGMALNRSADRPQLSIAEAQLARVHNDGCARHPHLSFLLEASGPNLARDLSDAVHLMCSLHGRHPGMFDLALQRESAGPLQSWLGRAADAFERERNYLVRLTASVGPVPSTPGAAETESSMAGQRRALETLAMSERPGCALGAATAMVGDWWPIRRLLDRAAARAGVDCPPPSMPDEGSVRQVIADCIDTAAAQRAVSFGAEQLLLQHRALFDLLEARASARGDF, from the coding sequence ATGCCGGCACGAAACGGAAGCGAGGGACAGGGAATGGCGCTAAACCGGTCAGCAGACCGTCCGCAACTCAGCATTGCGGAGGCCCAGCTTGCCCGTGTGCACAATGACGGCTGCGCGCGTCACCCGCACCTATCCTTCCTCTTGGAAGCGTCGGGCCCCAACCTGGCGCGCGATCTGTCCGATGCCGTCCATCTGATGTGCAGCCTTCACGGCCGTCATCCCGGCATGTTCGACCTGGCGCTGCAACGCGAGTCTGCCGGCCCGCTGCAATCCTGGCTGGGCCGTGCCGCCGACGCTTTCGAGCGGGAGCGCAACTATCTGGTGCGGCTGACTGCTTCGGTCGGGCCGGTTCCAAGCACCCCAGGCGCCGCCGAAACGGAAAGCAGCATGGCCGGGCAGCGGCGGGCGTTGGAGACGCTGGCGATGTCGGAGCGGCCGGGCTGCGCGCTTGGAGCAGCGACCGCAATGGTCGGCGACTGGTGGCCGATCCGTCGCTTGCTCGACCGGGCTGCGGCACGTGCCGGGGTCGATTGTCCGCCGCCGTCCATGCCCGACGAAGGGTCGGTGCGCCAAGTCATTGCCGATTGCATCGACACGGCTGCAGCGCAGCGAGCCGTTAGCTTCGGGGCCGAGCAGCTGCTTTTGCAGCATCGCGCCTTGTTCGACCTGCTTGAAGCGCGCGCCAGTGCCCGCGGCGACTTCTAG
- a CDS encoding PspC domain-containing protein, translating into MQSQNLILRNDTVLGVCEAIGRDFGFHPNWLRLALSGGFFFNPVGVAAIYLALGVPVAVSRWIYPVRSSQDLNSLAPRAPEAPEAPQAPSAPLPPVAPEALEVQVPLAA; encoded by the coding sequence ATGCAAAGCCAGAACCTCATTCTCCGCAACGACACCGTTCTGGGCGTCTGCGAGGCGATTGGCCGTGATTTCGGCTTCCATCCCAACTGGCTCCGCCTCGCGCTTTCCGGCGGATTCTTCTTCAACCCCGTCGGGGTTGCGGCAATCTACCTTGCATTGGGCGTTCCGGTTGCAGTGTCGCGCTGGATCTATCCGGTGCGTTCCTCGCAAGATTTGAACAGCCTCGCTCCGCGCGCTCCGGAAGCTCCTGAAGCGCCGCAGGCTCCTTCGGCTCCCTTGCCGCCGGTCGCGCCAGAAGCTCTGGAGGTCCAGGTTCCCCTAGCGGCCTAG